In Cytobacillus oceanisediminis, the following proteins share a genomic window:
- a CDS encoding GNAT family N-acetyltransferase, translating to MFKYEFAIPDKDQLFRLYENDGWNKFLKLPKEKLHKAMEQSWLVISAYDGECLIGTGRIISDGVINAYLCGLIVDPDYRSQGIGKEMVRRLAEECSNAYLHVQLLAEEEKAGYYEKLDFEVFTLGLKYKSSG from the coding sequence ATGTTCAAATATGAATTTGCCATACCGGATAAGGATCAATTATTTCGGTTATATGAAAATGACGGCTGGAATAAATTTTTGAAGCTGCCGAAAGAAAAACTGCATAAGGCGATGGAGCAGAGCTGGCTTGTGATCAGTGCCTATGATGGAGAGTGCCTGATCGGGACAGGACGCATTATTTCAGACGGAGTGATTAATGCCTATCTTTGCGGATTAATCGTTGATCCAGATTATCGCAGCCAGGGTATCGGCAAGGAAATGGTGCGAAGGCTGGCAGAAGAGTGTTCGAATGCATATCTGCATGTACAATTGCTGGCCGAGGAAGAGAAAGCCGGCTATTACGAAAAGCTGGACTTTGAGGTTTTTACCTTAGGCTTAAAGTATAAGTCTTCAGGCTAA
- a CDS encoding catalase: MKQDPQNKGVNEHSKDKQLEEFRMDNTGKKLTTNQGVKVSEDEHSLKAGSRGPTLMEDFHFREKMTHFDHERIPERVVHARGFGAHGYFQVYESMADYTRAKFLQDPSVKTPVFVRFSTVAGSRGSADSVRDARGFATKFYTEEGNYDLVGNNIPVFFIQDAIKFPDLVHSFKPEPHNEMPQASTAHDTFWDFAANNTETAHMIMWTMSDRAIPRSFRMMEGFGVHTFRFVNEQGKARFVKFHWKPVLGTHSLVFDEAQKLAGKDPDFHRRDLWEAIEMGDYPEFELGVQMIDEEDEFSFDFDILDATKLWPEEMVPVKIIGKMTLNRNQDNVFAETEQVAFHPGHVVPGIDFSNDPLLQGRLFSYTDTQLIRLGGPNFHEIPINRPVCPFHNNQYDGYHRMTINKGPVAYHKNSMQNNDPSPATAEEGGYIHYQEKVEGRKVRERSDSFKDHYSQAKMFWNSMSEVEKQHMIEAFRFEVGKVQNKDVKQQVVDMFSNVDHFLAEQIALGVGAIVPDAANESKVTLSSPALSQMNTAKSPKTRKVAILADNGFSYTEVSSVMEALKGAGIMPEIVSKNLGMIKGDGGELEIMKTFLTSHSVMYDAIYIAGGKESADALKMVPQAKEFVSEAYKHFKTIAFGGEGAELLPAEAMNTLGQSQTLSEMGIVEIKSGDASSNENLINSIAMHRHWGRAI, from the coding sequence TTGAAACAAGATCCGCAAAACAAAGGCGTAAATGAGCACAGCAAGGACAAGCAGCTTGAGGAGTTTCGCATGGATAACACAGGTAAGAAGCTGACGACCAATCAGGGAGTCAAGGTTTCGGAGGATGAGCATTCGTTAAAAGCCGGTTCCCGCGGTCCGACCTTGATGGAGGACTTTCACTTCCGGGAAAAAATGACGCACTTTGATCATGAGCGCATCCCTGAACGGGTTGTCCATGCCCGCGGTTTTGGCGCGCACGGGTACTTTCAGGTGTATGAATCCATGGCAGACTATACCCGGGCAAAGTTTCTGCAGGATCCATCTGTCAAAACCCCGGTCTTTGTTCGTTTCTCGACTGTTGCCGGTTCCCGCGGCTCGGCAGACTCTGTACGTGATGCCCGCGGCTTTGCGACGAAGTTTTATACCGAAGAGGGCAACTACGACTTAGTCGGCAATAATATTCCGGTATTCTTCATTCAGGATGCCATCAAATTCCCGGATCTCGTTCATTCATTCAAGCCGGAGCCGCATAACGAAATGCCGCAGGCCTCAACGGCACATGATACGTTCTGGGATTTTGCCGCCAACAATACTGAAACAGCCCACATGATCATGTGGACGATGTCAGACCGTGCCATTCCGCGCAGTTTCCGCATGATGGAGGGCTTTGGTGTTCACACGTTCCGATTTGTGAACGAGCAGGGTAAGGCACGTTTTGTGAAATTCCACTGGAAGCCTGTTCTGGGCACGCATTCCCTGGTTTTTGACGAAGCCCAAAAACTTGCCGGAAAGGATCCGGATTTCCACCGCCGCGATCTTTGGGAAGCCATCGAAATGGGGGATTACCCTGAATTTGAGCTCGGTGTTCAGATGATTGATGAAGAAGATGAATTCTCCTTTGATTTTGATATTCTGGATGCGACAAAGCTGTGGCCGGAGGAAATGGTCCCGGTTAAGATCATTGGAAAAATGACGCTGAACCGCAATCAGGATAATGTATTTGCAGAAACGGAGCAGGTTGCATTCCATCCCGGGCATGTTGTACCTGGCATTGATTTTTCAAATGACCCGCTGCTGCAGGGACGATTATTTTCCTATACAGATACCCAGCTGATCCGCCTGGGAGGGCCGAACTTCCATGAGATCCCGATCAACCGTCCTGTTTGTCCGTTCCATAATAATCAGTATGACGGCTACCATCGCATGACGATTAATAAAGGGCCGGTTGCTTATCATAAAAACTCAATGCAGAATAATGATCCAAGCCCTGCCACAGCAGAAGAGGGCGGCTATATTCATTATCAGGAAAAAGTCGAAGGACGCAAAGTTCGCGAGCGCAGCGACAGCTTCAAGGACCATTACAGCCAGGCGAAAATGTTCTGGAACAGCATGTCTGAAGTGGAAAAGCAGCATATGATTGAGGCGTTCCGCTTTGAAGTCGGAAAGGTGCAGAACAAAGATGTGAAGCAGCAGGTTGTCGACATGTTCAGCAATGTGGATCATTTCCTAGCCGAACAAATTGCCCTCGGAGTTGGCGCTATAGTGCCGGATGCTGCGAATGAATCCAAAGTAACGCTTTCTTCACCAGCATTAAGCCAAATGAACACAGCCAAATCACCTAAGACCCGAAAAGTCGCCATTCTTGCTGATAATGGCTTCAGCTATACTGAAGTCAGCAGCGTGATGGAAGCTTTGAAAGGTGCTGGGATTATGCCTGAAATTGTCAGCAAAAACCTGGGCATGATCAAAGGGGACGGCGGAGAACTGGAAATAATGAAAACATTCCTGACCTCCCACTCCGTTATGTATGACGCCATCTATATCGCCGGCGGAAAAGAAAGTGCAGATGCTCTGAAAATGGTGCCGCAGGCCAAGGAATTCGTCAGCGAAGCCTACAAGCATTTCAAAACTATTGCGTTTGGCGGCGAAGGAGCCGAGCTGCTGCCTGCAGAAGCAATGAACACGCTGGGGCAATCCCAAACCCTTTCGGAAATGGGAATCGTCGAAATCAAAAGCGGCGATGCTTCCTCCAATGAGAATTTAATTAATAGCATTGCCATGCACCGTCATTGGGGACGTGCCATATAA
- a CDS encoding histidine phosphatase family protein has protein sequence MTNIGLIRHGITAWNKEGRAQGSSDIPLNEEGLAEAERLAERLAAESWDVIYSSNLIRAKQTAEAIQEKIGSIPLQLDPRIREVGGGMIEGTTEAERIKKWGTGWREMDLGFEPKESIINRGLEFLQEITDKHPGENVLIVSHGSFIRHLLRELVPHTDLSSPLKNTSITKLLIKESQWDCELYNCTKHLEVKQIKSC, from the coding sequence ATGACAAATATCGGTTTGATCAGGCACGGAATTACAGCCTGGAATAAGGAGGGACGGGCACAGGGGAGCTCGGATATTCCCCTCAATGAAGAAGGATTGGCTGAGGCAGAACGCCTGGCAGAAAGGCTTGCCGCAGAAAGCTGGGATGTAATCTACTCTAGCAATCTCATAAGGGCAAAGCAGACTGCAGAAGCCATCCAGGAGAAAATCGGTTCCATTCCCCTTCAACTTGATCCCCGAATAAGAGAAGTCGGCGGCGGGATGATTGAAGGCACAACCGAAGCGGAGCGTATTAAAAAATGGGGCACAGGCTGGCGTGAAATGGACCTCGGTTTTGAGCCGAAAGAAAGCATCATTAATAGAGGACTTGAGTTCCTGCAGGAAATTACAGATAAGCACCCGGGCGAAAATGTGCTGATCGTAAGCCACGGCTCCTTCATCCGCCATCTGTTAAGAGAACTGGTGCCGCACACGGATCTGTCATCCCCGCTGAAAAACACATCCATCACAAAGCTTTTGATCAAAGAAAGCCAGTGGGACTGTGAGCTGTATAACTGCACGAAGCATCTTGAGGTGAAGCAGATAAAATCATGTTAA
- a CDS encoding STAS domain-containing protein: MHRNQDLYQFFLDKTWDLTEEWYKNVNKEESGGIYTSEDPAVIESVKKQNYEFHKQFSEVFHKEEEAFFHDLESWIVKVAQDDEHLRTPLEMILQEFFNTQEQYLNLLEQFVETSQGQYDEKQIALWRRMIIRTIGEVVTWFTEEYNNHSQKRLQAQQALILELSSPVISLTEDIALLPLVGDIDTARAKSMLENTLQQCNKLGVNQLFLDLSGVVMIDTMVAHQLFQLIEALSLIGVKTTISGLRPEIAQTAVQLGLSFDHVSIKSTLSSAIKSANIIAG, encoded by the coding sequence ATGCATCGTAATCAAGATCTATATCAATTTTTCCTGGACAAAACCTGGGACTTAACAGAAGAATGGTATAAAAATGTGAACAAGGAAGAGAGCGGCGGGATTTATACCTCGGAAGACCCCGCTGTGATTGAAAGCGTAAAGAAGCAGAATTACGAATTCCACAAGCAGTTCTCCGAAGTCTTCCATAAAGAAGAAGAAGCGTTCTTTCATGATTTGGAAAGCTGGATTGTCAAAGTGGCGCAGGATGATGAACACCTCCGTACCCCTCTGGAGATGATCCTGCAGGAGTTCTTTAACACCCAGGAACAGTATTTGAACTTGCTTGAGCAGTTCGTTGAAACCAGCCAGGGCCAATATGATGAAAAACAAATTGCATTATGGCGCAGGATGATTATTAGAACCATTGGTGAAGTGGTTACGTGGTTCACGGAAGAATATAATAACCATTCCCAGAAGAGGCTGCAGGCTCAGCAGGCATTAATCCTTGAACTAAGTTCCCCGGTCATTTCTTTAACAGAAGATATCGCACTTCTGCCGCTTGTCGGGGATATTGATACGGCACGTGCAAAAAGCATGCTTGAAAATACACTTCAGCAATGCAATAAATTAGGCGTCAACCAGCTGTTCCTGGACCTTTCAGGCGTAGTTATGATTGATACCATGGTAGCCCATCAGCTATTCCAGCTGATAGAAGCGCTAAGCCTGATCGGCGTAAAGACAACAATCTCCGGCTTAAGACCGGAAATTGCCCAGACCGCAGTACAGCTCGGTTTGTCATTTGATCACGTCAGCATCAAATCCACGCTATCCAGTGCCATTAAATCAGCGAACATAATAGCAGGGTAA
- a CDS encoding ArsR/SmtB family transcription factor, giving the protein MEINLEQQKLISSPLRIKIIYLLAKSAMTAKQVAEELGRSAGSIHYHIQQLYKGGILEIEETKENRGIIEKYYRSKATQFNLKEEKRQEKGESSSTMGISISLTEEELKGFQDDLYDLMVKYMEKSVKGAINRNPYEISCSFKLLNSEEEE; this is encoded by the coding sequence ATGGAGATCAATCTTGAACAGCAGAAGCTGATATCCAGCCCGTTAAGAATTAAAATTATATATCTTCTCGCTAAAAGTGCCATGACAGCCAAACAGGTTGCTGAAGAGCTCGGGAGGTCTGCGGGAAGTATTCATTACCATATTCAGCAGCTTTATAAAGGCGGAATACTGGAGATTGAGGAAACGAAAGAAAACAGGGGCATTATCGAAAAGTATTACCGTTCAAAAGCGACCCAATTTAACTTGAAAGAAGAAAAAAGACAGGAGAAGGGAGAAAGCAGCAGCACCATGGGAATAAGCATCTCCCTTACAGAGGAAGAACTAAAGGGATTTCAGGACGATTTGTATGATCTGATGGTAAAATACATGGAAAAGAGCGTCAAGGGAGCTATAAATCGCAATCCATATGAAATCTCCTGCAGCTTCAAATTGCTTAATTCCGAGGAGGAAGAATAG
- a CDS encoding DinB family protein yields MLKKPEFNEYAPYYEKYVSSVPEGDLLQILDGQIKETMNLVKGLNEDQAHFRYAPEKWTVKEVIGHIADTERIMSYRLLCVGRGEKAKLPGYDDNEYVKTGQFNRFSIMELLEQLSHARQNTIALLKSLDDEALLRSGNANGTEVTARAIAYIIAGHELHHRTLIKDRYIGAESFGGTH; encoded by the coding sequence ATGTTAAAGAAACCTGAATTCAATGAGTATGCACCCTATTATGAGAAATATGTCAGCTCCGTACCGGAAGGGGACCTGCTGCAAATCCTCGATGGGCAAATAAAGGAAACGATGAATCTGGTAAAAGGCCTGAATGAAGATCAGGCTCATTTTCGTTATGCTCCGGAAAAATGGACTGTTAAAGAAGTTATCGGTCATATCGCAGATACCGAACGCATCATGAGCTACCGCCTGCTTTGCGTTGGCAGAGGGGAGAAGGCGAAGCTGCCGGGCTATGATGATAATGAGTATGTGAAGACTGGGCAATTCAACCGTTTCAGCATCATGGAACTTTTAGAGCAGCTGTCACATGCCCGCCAAAACACGATTGCCTTACTAAAAAGCCTGGATGATGAGGCATTGCTAAGGAGCGGGAATGCGAACGGCACCGAAGTAACGGCCCGGGCCATTGCTTATATCATTGCCGGCCATGAACTTCATCACCGCACCTTGATCAAAGATCGGTATATAGGTGCAGAAAGCTTTGGTGGAACACATTGA
- the lepB gene encoding signal peptidase I gives MNKHEIASWLKSLLIAFGIAMVIRVFLFSPYYVEGASMDPTLHDEEKIFVNKFEELDRGDIVIIKGEEKNYVKRLIGFPGDELEMKDDHLYINGKQWDEDYLSENREAAEGIVNKLTGDFGPLTVPEDHYFVMGDNRLVSLDSRNGLGFIEKERIIGVSEFVWYPFTSIRKVD, from the coding sequence TTGAATAAGCATGAAATAGCGAGCTGGCTGAAATCCCTTCTGATTGCTTTTGGAATCGCAATGGTAATCAGGGTCTTCCTTTTTTCACCTTACTATGTGGAAGGAGCCTCCATGGATCCAACTCTCCATGATGAGGAAAAAATCTTCGTAAATAAATTTGAAGAACTGGACAGAGGCGATATTGTTATCATCAAGGGCGAAGAAAAAAACTATGTTAAAAGATTAATAGGATTCCCCGGTGATGAACTGGAAATGAAAGATGACCATCTGTATATAAACGGCAAGCAGTGGGATGAAGACTATCTTTCAGAAAATCGCGAAGCGGCAGAAGGAATTGTCAACAAACTGACCGGTGACTTCGGCCCCCTCACTGTTCCGGAAGATCACTATTTTGTGATGGGCGACAACCGCCTTGTCAGCCTGGACAGCCGAAATGGACTCGGGTTTATTGAGAAGGAGAGGATCATCGGCGTCAGCGAATTCGTCTGGTATCCTTTTACAAGCATAAGAAAAGTAGATTAG
- a CDS encoding sensor histidine kinase, whose translation MEITKHFFFNLSLLIVILFIVLVWAEKSSKFRFSKGCSFIWLLFMIWICFQFSYQPSPHYFFDLRLIPVIIGGLYAGIGPALAGSVILMRSFYGIEPGFYSNILLYLPLGIILWRLYPWFWRQVPRKRIRLTVIIALILSVLTVVVMELSVPPQNRFDAWFAYLVIPPLGVFMISYVFEFAKRNLDIRENLVRAEKLEAVEQMGAAISHEIRNPLTAAIGFVQLLQEQRLPPRKRVEYLGIVKAELESAEQVIQNYLTFSKPSLDKIEEINVKKELMQVMNILKPTANQNSVEINAHFALLGSIKGDRQKFHQCFLNVIKNSIEAMPRGGQLYIETHYSSSQITIEIKDTGVGMTSDQLQRLGEPYYSTKGSKGTGLGMMVVFSIVRAMDGNVRVKSEVGKGTVFSFTFPNYKSELHNE comes from the coding sequence GTGGAAATCACAAAGCATTTTTTCTTTAATCTATCGCTCTTGATCGTCATCTTGTTTATTGTGCTGGTATGGGCGGAAAAAAGCTCTAAATTCCGGTTTTCCAAAGGCTGCTCTTTTATATGGCTTTTGTTTATGATCTGGATATGCTTTCAGTTTTCCTATCAGCCAAGCCCGCATTACTTTTTTGATTTACGATTAATACCTGTCATCATCGGCGGTTTATATGCGGGTATTGGCCCCGCATTGGCCGGGTCTGTGATTTTGATGAGAAGTTTTTATGGAATAGAACCTGGGTTTTATTCTAATATTCTTTTATATTTGCCCCTAGGGATTATTCTTTGGAGGCTCTATCCCTGGTTTTGGAGGCAGGTGCCGCGGAAAAGGATTCGCCTTACAGTTATCATTGCCCTGATTTTAAGTGTGCTGACCGTTGTGGTTATGGAATTATCGGTGCCGCCTCAGAATCGGTTTGATGCCTGGTTTGCCTACCTGGTGATTCCGCCATTGGGCGTTTTCATGATTTCATATGTATTTGAGTTTGCCAAAAGAAATCTGGATATCCGTGAAAATCTCGTCCGGGCAGAAAAACTTGAAGCTGTCGAGCAAATGGGAGCAGCCATCTCACATGAAATCCGCAATCCGCTGACGGCTGCAATCGGATTTGTTCAGCTATTGCAGGAACAGCGGCTGCCGCCGCGAAAAAGGGTTGAGTATTTGGGCATCGTGAAAGCCGAATTGGAATCGGCGGAGCAGGTCATTCAAAATTATTTAACCTTTTCAAAGCCATCCTTAGATAAGATTGAAGAAATTAATGTAAAAAAAGAACTAATGCAAGTCATGAATATATTAAAACCGACTGCCAACCAGAATTCCGTAGAGATCAATGCCCATTTTGCCCTCCTCGGGTCGATTAAAGGTGACCGGCAAAAATTCCACCAATGCTTTTTGAATGTAATAAAAAATTCAATTGAGGCCATGCCGCGCGGCGGGCAATTATACATAGAAACGCACTATAGCAGCAGCCAGATCACCATCGAAATAAAAGACACCGGTGTCGGCATGACGTCCGATCAGCTTCAGCGTTTAGGAGAACCCTATTATTCCACCAAAGGCTCCAAAGGGACCGGCCTCGGAATGATGGTCGTATTCAGTATTGTAAGGGCCATGGATGGCAATGTTCGCGTCAAAAGCGAAGTCGGTAAAGGCACCGTTTTCAGCTTTACTTTTCCGAACTATAAGTCGGAGTTACATAATGAATAA
- a CDS encoding AraC family transcriptional regulator codes for MSWIVSLQKAIDYIEEYLLDEDLSIGKAAEAANSSVFHFQRTFAILTDMPVGEYIRGRRLTIAAQELVRTDSKVIDLAYKYGYDTPEAFTKAFRRQHGMTPTEARNFSGKLKSYNRLVIQVSLKGAEPMQYAIVEKEAFKVAGIKREFSLCNEENLAGIPKMWDEVNSNGTDDKLFMLNNGEIKGVLGVCVDKRSTKPDSMDYWIGASFKGDKPDSFECLEVPASKWAVFEVHGAMPHAMQTAWKKIFSEWFPSSGYEHAAAPELEVYSAGDASSPDYYSEIWIPVK; via the coding sequence ATGTCATGGATCGTATCGCTGCAGAAGGCGATTGATTATATAGAGGAGTACTTGCTGGATGAGGATCTTTCCATCGGAAAAGCCGCGGAGGCAGCGAACTCCTCCGTATTTCATTTTCAGCGCACGTTCGCCATTTTGACAGATATGCCGGTCGGCGAATATATCCGGGGAAGAAGACTGACCATCGCTGCACAGGAGCTGGTCCGAACCGACAGCAAAGTGATTGATCTCGCCTATAAATACGGCTATGACACTCCCGAAGCTTTTACCAAGGCTTTCCGCAGGCAGCATGGCATGACCCCGACTGAAGCAAGAAACTTTTCCGGAAAGCTGAAATCATATAACCGCCTGGTGATCCAGGTGAGTCTGAAAGGGGCAGAACCAATGCAATATGCAATTGTCGAAAAAGAAGCTTTTAAAGTAGCAGGAATCAAAAGGGAGTTCTCATTGTGCAATGAAGAGAATCTGGCCGGCATCCCGAAAATGTGGGATGAAGTAAATAGTAACGGAACAGATGACAAATTATTTATGCTGAATAATGGAGAAATTAAAGGGGTTCTCGGCGTATGTGTCGATAAACGCAGCACGAAGCCTGACAGCATGGATTACTGGATCGGGGCAAGCTTCAAAGGCGATAAGCCTGACAGCTTCGAGTGCCTGGAAGTCCCTGCCTCCAAATGGGCGGTGTTCGAAGTTCATGGCGCCATGCCTCATGCCATGCAAACCGCCTGGAAAAAAATCTTCTCGGAATGGTTTCCATCCAGCGGTTATGAACATGCTGCTGCACCAGAGCTGGAAGTCTATTCTGCCGGGGATGCGTCCAGTCCGGATTATTATTCAGAGATCTGGATCCCGGTAAAATAA
- a CDS encoding MBL fold metallo-hydrolase: MEKYICKTCGTQFPPSGHQPESCPICMEERQYVGPRGQEWTTLHEMTDSQTYINEIQQEESNLYSLKTAPEFAIGQTAYLVQNNGFNLMWDCITYLDEHTIETIKELGGLDAIALSHPHYYSAQAEWAETFNVPIYIHEDDREWVMRDSEHIIFWSGESLKLQDGLVIHRLGGHFKGGAVLHWENGNEGKGIMLTGDIIQVVADSGWVSFMYSYPNLIPLPAETVERMAGRIKPLSFDRIYNAFHRVIEKEADLAVQRSVERYIKAVRGELFQT, encoded by the coding sequence ATGGAAAAATATATATGCAAAACGTGCGGAACGCAATTTCCGCCATCCGGCCATCAGCCTGAAAGCTGCCCGATCTGCATGGAAGAGCGCCAGTACGTTGGACCCCGCGGCCAGGAATGGACAACATTACATGAAATGACGGATAGCCAAACTTATATAAATGAAATACAGCAGGAGGAATCCAATCTTTATAGCCTGAAAACAGCTCCGGAGTTTGCCATTGGCCAGACAGCCTATCTCGTTCAAAATAATGGCTTTAATCTGATGTGGGACTGCATTACCTATCTCGATGAGCACACGATTGAAACGATAAAAGAACTAGGCGGATTGGACGCGATCGCATTGTCCCATCCTCATTATTATTCAGCACAGGCGGAATGGGCGGAAACATTCAATGTGCCGATCTATATACATGAAGACGACAGGGAATGGGTGATGAGGGACAGTGAACACATCATTTTCTGGAGCGGAGAATCGCTCAAACTTCAAGATGGCCTGGTCATCCACCGCCTCGGCGGCCATTTTAAAGGCGGTGCTGTCCTTCATTGGGAAAATGGGAATGAAGGCAAGGGCATCATGCTCACCGGCGACATCATTCAGGTTGTCGCAGACAGTGGGTGGGTCAGCTTCATGTACAGCTACCCGAATCTCATCCCGCTTCCGGCTGAAACGGTAGAACGAATGGCCGGCAGAATAAAACCGCTATCATTTGACCGGATTTACAACGCGTTTCACAGAGTTATAGAAAAAGAGGCAGACCTTGCTGTGCAGCGGTCAGTGGAACGCTATATAAAAGCAGTTCGGGGCGAGCTGTTTCAGACCTAA
- a CDS encoding MFS transporter has protein sequence MEAQIKRNITLFLAGKLTAVLGSSIYGFAIGLYILAETGSSLNFAITLILSALPRILLSPVAGALSDRWDRKKIIIISDFACAVWLIAILLLYLFSTQEIWLLYTATAVLSILNTFYSAAVTSAIYNMVGPDTLQKAMSLNQAAASSSAILGPVLGGVFFGIFHLSVFMLINIIAFIVSGITSLLIQYNLFAEKKERPEENGMIYDLKMGVSYVKNQPFIKNLIIISIWLNFWFAVFPVAMPYLVLTVREMSSLQLGIIEGAFSVGMLIMSVVLSARPEVKRKEITIFGGVIAMSLIIALLGLPNFPGLMSISNSIMFPFLIGMVLLLSSVIMVVNIPVMVLLQKGTPDAYRGRVMSLLETGASAMTPLGFIFFGFLLEKLPVWILLAACGGCILVLILYHLQKRTFIQLLRDADQPKTEISPQA, from the coding sequence ATGGAAGCACAGATTAAAAGAAATATAACACTGTTTCTTGCAGGGAAATTGACAGCGGTGCTCGGTTCTTCCATTTACGGCTTTGCCATTGGGCTGTATATCCTTGCAGAAACAGGGTCCAGCTTAAACTTTGCCATAACCCTCATTCTTAGTGCGCTGCCAAGAATCCTGCTTTCCCCTGTTGCGGGAGCACTCAGTGACAGATGGGACCGCAAAAAGATCATCATTATTTCCGATTTTGCCTGTGCCGTCTGGCTTATTGCCATTTTGCTGCTGTATCTTTTTTCCACACAGGAAATCTGGCTCCTTTACACAGCCACAGCCGTTTTAAGCATTTTGAATACCTTTTATTCAGCGGCAGTCACTTCAGCGATTTACAACATGGTTGGTCCTGATACTCTGCAAAAAGCGATGTCACTCAATCAGGCTGCAGCTTCATCATCCGCCATCTTGGGACCCGTTCTTGGGGGCGTCTTCTTTGGCATCTTCCATCTATCAGTCTTCATGCTTATCAACATCATCGCCTTCATAGTCTCCGGCATCACCAGTTTACTCATTCAATACAATCTATTTGCAGAGAAAAAAGAAAGACCAGAAGAAAATGGTATGATCTACGATCTGAAAATGGGTGTTTCATATGTGAAAAATCAGCCATTCATAAAAAATCTCATTATCATTAGCATCTGGCTGAATTTTTGGTTCGCGGTTTTTCCCGTTGCCATGCCTTATCTGGTTCTGACAGTGCGGGAAATGAGTTCCCTCCAGCTGGGCATCATTGAAGGGGCATTTTCCGTCGGGATGCTGATCATGTCAGTCGTTCTATCCGCCCGCCCCGAAGTAAAGAGAAAAGAAATTACCATCTTTGGGGGCGTAATAGCCATGTCCCTTATCATTGCTCTGCTTGGCCTCCCGAATTTTCCTGGCCTGATGAGCATTTCAAACAGCATCATGTTTCCTTTTTTAATCGGAATGGTCCTGCTGCTATCTTCAGTTATCATGGTGGTCAACATTCCGGTAATGGTTTTACTGCAAAAAGGCACGCCTGATGCCTATCGGGGCAGGGTCATGTCACTCCTTGAAACAGGAGCGAGTGCCATGACACCATTGGGCTTTATCTTCTTTGGCTTCTTACTTGAAAAATTGCCTGTCTGGATCCTGCTGGCTGCATGCGGAGGCTGTATTCTGGTGCTAATCCTGTATCATCTGCAAAAAAGGACCTTTATTCAGCTGCTGAGAGACGCGGATCAGCCTAAAACTGAGATTAGCCCACAAGCCTGA